A section of the Streptomyces sp. Je 1-369 genome encodes:
- a CDS encoding amidase, which produces MTADRAEGLVRTARALADGEVTSRALTERTLAGIEAAQPVLNAFKLVRAEAALAEADAADRELAAGGAGAGRPLLGVPLAVKDDMDVTGEPTAFGCRGDFPPKTADSEAVRRLRAAGAVIVGKTNTCELGQWPFTEGPGFGDTRNPWHTGHTPGGSSGGSAAAVAAGLVPAALGSDGAGSVRIPAAWTHLVGIKPQRGRISTWPWPEAFQGITVNGPLARTVADAALLLDAASGGHAGDLHRPPAIRAAEAATRDPGRLRIALSLRMPFTATPKQLHPVVRDRVVALAGRLAALGHDVAAADPRYGQVGLAFVPRATAGIAEWSRQVPDVSLLDRRTREAARMGRLLGGAPLRLARRAEAVLHRRVGAIFSTYDVVLAPTTAAPPPRVGALATLSGWRTDRAMIAACPYAWPWNVLGWPGVNVPAGHTPGGLPVGAQLLGPAGSEPLLISLAAQLEADQRWHEQWPAPLPGVAVS; this is translated from the coding sequence ATGACTGCCGACCGTGCCGAAGGCCTGGTGCGCACCGCCCGCGCGCTGGCCGACGGAGAAGTGACCTCGCGCGCGCTGACCGAGCGGACACTGGCCGGGATCGAGGCCGCGCAGCCCGTCCTGAACGCCTTCAAGCTGGTGCGGGCCGAGGCCGCGCTCGCCGAGGCCGACGCCGCCGACCGGGAGCTCGCCGCGGGCGGGGCCGGTGCCGGGCGGCCACTGCTCGGGGTACCGCTTGCGGTGAAGGACGACATGGACGTGACGGGGGAGCCGACCGCGTTCGGGTGCAGGGGCGACTTTCCGCCGAAGACGGCGGACTCGGAGGCCGTACGCCGGCTCCGGGCGGCCGGGGCCGTGATCGTCGGCAAGACCAACACGTGCGAGCTGGGCCAGTGGCCGTTCACGGAAGGGCCCGGCTTCGGCGACACCCGCAATCCGTGGCACACCGGCCACACGCCCGGCGGCTCGTCGGGCGGCTCGGCGGCCGCCGTCGCGGCGGGGCTCGTCCCCGCGGCGCTGGGCTCGGACGGCGCGGGCTCGGTGCGGATCCCCGCCGCCTGGACCCACCTCGTGGGCATCAAGCCGCAGCGCGGGCGGATATCGACCTGGCCGTGGCCGGAGGCGTTCCAGGGCATCACCGTCAACGGCCCGCTGGCGAGGACGGTCGCGGACGCGGCGCTGCTCCTCGACGCGGCGAGCGGCGGTCATGCGGGCGACCTGCACCGGCCGCCCGCCATCCGGGCCGCGGAGGCCGCGACCCGCGATCCGGGACGGCTGCGGATCGCGCTGTCGCTGCGGATGCCGTTCACGGCGACGCCCAAGCAGCTGCATCCCGTGGTGCGGGACCGGGTGGTCGCTCTCGCGGGACGGCTCGCCGCGCTGGGCCACGACGTCGCGGCGGCCGACCCGCGCTACGGCCAGGTCGGCCTCGCGTTCGTGCCGCGCGCCACGGCGGGCATCGCCGAGTGGTCCCGGCAGGTGCCCGATGTCTCCCTGCTGGACCGGCGGACGCGGGAAGCGGCCCGCATGGGGCGGCTGTTGGGCGGCGCGCCGCTGCGGCTCGCACGCCGCGCGGAGGCCGTGCTGCACCGGCGGGTGGGGGCGATCTTCTCGACGTACGACGTGGTGCTCGCCCCGACGACGGCCGCGCCGCCGCCGCGTGTCGGCGCGCTCGCCACGCTGAGCGGCTGGCGGACCGACCGGGCCATGATCGCCGCCTGCCCCTACGCGTGGCCGTGGAACGTCCTCGGTTGGCCGGGCGTCAACGTGCCCGCGGGGCACACGCCGGGCGGGCTGCCCGTGGGCGCCCAGCTGCTCGGACCGGCCGGGAGCGAACCGCTCCTGATCTCTCTGGCGGCGCAGTTGGAGGCGGACCAGCGGTGGCACGAGCAGTGGCCCGCGCCCCTGCCGGGCGTGGCGGTCTCCTGA
- a CDS encoding acyl carrier protein: protein MTQMDEPSTLSPQQPELPAELVALLTDRLDVQATSDQLSPATTFESLGLDSLWLMELVVAAEEEFGIVLPENALDLRPSSTLGEAAAAFEHVS from the coding sequence ATGACACAGATGGACGAGCCGTCGACGCTGAGCCCGCAGCAGCCGGAACTCCCCGCGGAGCTCGTGGCCCTGCTGACCGACCGCCTCGACGTGCAGGCGACGTCCGACCAACTGTCCCCCGCCACGACATTCGAGAGTCTCGGCCTGGACTCGCTGTGGCTGATGGAGCTGGTGGTCGCGGCGGAGGAGGAGTTCGGGATCGTCCTGCCCGAGAACGCCCTGGACCTCCGCCCGTCCTCCACCCTCGGCGAGGCCGCCGCGGCATTCGAGCATGTGTCCTGA
- a CDS encoding beta-ketoacyl-[acyl-carrier-protein] synthase family protein, with translation MCPDIAVTGIGLVTPAGHTAEVNWTALCRGRSLAAADPELEGLPVDFSCRVTDFDADTEIGRAPARRVDRFIQFALVAARRAVADAGLDRRTWDAERVGVVLGVGSNSLSTYVGEFGHLGAGRQDRVSPLALPRSVPSMAAGEVGIDLGALGPNFTTASACASGATAIGVARDLLRSGTCDIVLAGGSESARSRMTATCFTRMRALSRRREEPALASRPFDARRDGFVLGEGAGVLVLERARSARARRAPVQALLRGYGAGADAHHPIAPHPRGDGAVRAVRAALADAGCGPDDIAHVNAHGTSTPLNDAAEATALRQVFGDDGPPVTASKGVIGHALGAAGAIEAAYTVLALRHGLVPPVANFQGQDGDHKLDIVAGRPRPVPGTAAISCSFGFGGQNAVLLFTAAV, from the coding sequence ATGTGTCCTGACATCGCGGTCACCGGGATCGGCCTGGTGACTCCGGCCGGCCACACGGCGGAGGTGAACTGGACGGCCCTGTGCCGGGGCCGCTCCCTGGCCGCCGCGGACCCCGAACTGGAGGGGCTCCCCGTCGACTTCTCCTGCCGCGTGACGGACTTCGACGCCGACACGGAGATCGGCCGCGCACCGGCGCGGCGCGTGGACCGCTTCATCCAGTTCGCCCTCGTCGCCGCCCGGCGCGCCGTCGCCGACGCGGGCCTCGACCGCCGTACGTGGGACGCGGAGCGGGTGGGCGTCGTGCTCGGGGTGGGATCGAACAGCCTGAGCACCTACGTCGGCGAGTTCGGTCACCTCGGTGCGGGGCGGCAGGATCGCGTCTCGCCGCTCGCACTTCCGCGCAGCGTGCCCAGCATGGCCGCCGGCGAAGTCGGGATCGATCTGGGCGCTCTGGGGCCCAACTTCACCACCGCCAGCGCCTGTGCCTCGGGTGCCACCGCGATCGGAGTCGCCCGGGACCTGCTGCGGTCGGGGACGTGCGACATCGTGCTGGCGGGCGGCAGCGAGTCCGCCCGCTCCCGCATGACGGCCACCTGCTTCACCCGGATGCGGGCGCTGTCCCGGCGCCGGGAGGAGCCCGCCCTGGCCAGCCGTCCGTTCGACGCGCGCCGCGACGGCTTCGTCCTCGGCGAGGGCGCCGGCGTCCTCGTCCTGGAACGCGCCCGCTCGGCCCGGGCCCGTCGGGCCCCCGTCCAGGCACTGCTGCGGGGGTACGGCGCCGGAGCCGACGCCCACCACCCCATCGCCCCGCACCCGCGGGGAGACGGCGCGGTCCGTGCCGTCCGCGCGGCGCTGGCGGACGCGGGATGCGGACCGGACGACATCGCCCACGTCAACGCGCACGGCACCTCGACCCCGTTGAACGACGCGGCCGAGGCCACGGCCCTCCGCCAGGTCTTCGGTGACGACGGACCGCCGGTCACCGCGTCCAAAGGCGTGATCGGACACGCGCTGGGGGCGGCCGGGGCCATCGAGGCGGCGTACACGGTCCTTGCCCTGCGGCACGGGCTCGTCCCGCCGGTGGCGAACTTCCAGGGCCAGGACGGCGATCACAAGCTCGACATCGTCGCCGGGCGGCCACGGCCCGTACCCGGCACCGCCGCCATCAGCTGCTCCTTCGGGTTCGGCGGCCAGAACGCGGTCCTGCTGTTCACGGCCGCCGTCTAG
- a CDS encoding MMPL family transporter, translating to MQAAHPSADDGPRDARTRGAVRRAWLVLACALLAAVCAAALTPLAFSALSTGGAVATGTEAERAARQAERLGVPAPDLVLAVSRHTGAGRETARYATAAVVRTLAGRGDVKAVWSAQTTRNTWLRSKDGRTLLVLVRLKGTDKERKEAAPRVVAAARAAAPASGVEPSGATWANREIDESVERDLRRAELLAAPVLFVVLVLAYGSVVSALLPLIVAALTIGCAIPVLGLLAQIVDVSRVAVSASSAIGFGLAVDYSLFLLARVREESARGADLQTALAAARRSSGRSVAFSAAAVTVCLATALAVPVPMLRALALAGMTVAVLAALVALTVLPACLCVLGSRAQAFDPLARWRRTRIGEGSRFWRRTASSVTARPLAAGGLALLLLALLAVPFTHARLGIVDERTLPAAAPSVAAAQRVRAEFTAPPERLLTVVVTGPRAAGGAPAHGERLARLPGITAVLVASTSPAGEGAVLLAATSAAPDTRAAQTAVRQVRDTAAPGSVMVGGRAADVTDTAHRVLDALPTCLFLLGAGLLILLSAFTRTVVAPLKALAVAAVSLGAILGALVVLFQDGHGSALLGGFATTGTLDASMLLFVLFIAMALSVDYEVFLLGRIREEFDRGGDNRTSIVEGIARTGRLMTSAAAAVAISTAAMATSQVALLKFIGIGVALGALVDAVLVRGVLVPAVMAALGPLNWWSPTCTGSRPGIVAADKRGGADPDASGST from the coding sequence GTGCAGGCCGCGCACCCGTCCGCGGACGACGGCCCACGCGACGCCCGCACGCGTGGTGCGGTGCGGCGTGCCTGGCTGGTGCTGGCCTGCGCCCTGCTGGCGGCGGTGTGCGCGGCGGCGCTGACCCCCCTCGCCTTCTCGGCGCTGAGCACGGGCGGCGCGGTCGCCACGGGCACCGAGGCCGAGCGCGCCGCCCGGCAGGCCGAACGGCTCGGCGTGCCCGCACCCGATCTGGTCCTGGCCGTCTCCCGGCACACCGGCGCCGGCCGTGAGACCGCCCGGTATGCCACCGCGGCGGTGGTGCGGACACTGGCCGGGCGGGGTGACGTCAAGGCCGTGTGGTCGGCGCAGACCACACGGAACACCTGGCTGCGCTCGAAGGACGGGCGTACCCTCCTGGTCCTCGTACGGCTGAAGGGGACGGACAAGGAGCGCAAGGAGGCGGCACCCCGCGTGGTGGCCGCGGCCCGGGCGGCCGCCCCGGCGTCCGGTGTGGAGCCCAGCGGCGCGACGTGGGCCAACCGGGAGATCGACGAGAGCGTCGAACGCGACTTGCGGCGGGCCGAACTCCTGGCCGCGCCGGTGCTGTTCGTCGTGCTGGTCCTCGCCTACGGATCCGTGGTCTCCGCACTCCTGCCCCTGATCGTGGCCGCGCTCACCATCGGCTGCGCCATCCCGGTCCTGGGCCTGCTCGCACAGATCGTCGACGTCTCGCGGGTCGCGGTGAGCGCCTCCTCCGCGATCGGCTTCGGCCTGGCCGTCGACTACAGCCTCTTCCTGCTCGCCCGGGTACGGGAGGAGAGCGCGCGGGGCGCGGACCTGCAGACGGCGCTGGCGGCCGCCCGGCGCTCCAGCGGCCGTTCGGTGGCGTTCTCGGCCGCCGCCGTCACCGTCTGTCTGGCCACGGCCCTCGCCGTGCCGGTGCCGATGCTGCGCGCCCTGGCTCTGGCAGGCATGACCGTCGCCGTGCTCGCGGCCCTGGTCGCCCTGACGGTGCTGCCCGCCTGCCTGTGCGTGCTCGGCTCCCGGGCCCAGGCCTTCGACCCGCTGGCCCGGTGGCGCCGTACCCGTATCGGCGAGGGAAGCCGCTTCTGGCGCCGTACGGCCTCCTCCGTCACCGCACGGCCCCTGGCGGCGGGAGGCCTGGCGCTCCTGCTGCTGGCCCTGCTCGCCGTGCCGTTCACCCACGCCCGCCTCGGCATCGTGGACGAACGCACCCTGCCCGCAGCCGCCCCCTCCGTCGCGGCGGCGCAGCGGGTGCGCGCCGAGTTCACCGCACCGCCCGAGCGGCTCCTCACCGTGGTGGTGACCGGCCCCAGGGCGGCCGGGGGCGCCCCGGCCCACGGTGAGCGGCTCGCCCGCCTCCCGGGCATCACCGCCGTCCTCGTGGCGTCCACCTCGCCGGCCGGCGAGGGGGCGGTGCTCCTGGCGGCCACGTCGGCCGCCCCCGACACCCGCGCCGCGCAGACCGCGGTGCGGCAGGTACGGGACACCGCCGCGCCGGGAAGCGTCATGGTGGGCGGGCGGGCCGCGGACGTCACCGACACCGCGCACCGCGTCCTCGACGCCCTCCCCACCTGCCTGTTCCTGCTGGGCGCCGGGCTGCTGATCCTGCTGAGCGCCTTCACCCGTACCGTCGTCGCTCCCCTCAAGGCGCTGGCCGTCGCCGCGGTGAGCCTCGGCGCGATCCTGGGGGCGCTCGTCGTCCTCTTCCAGGACGGGCACGGCAGCGCCCTGCTCGGCGGTTTCGCCACGACGGGCACGCTGGACGCTTCCATGCTCCTGTTCGTCCTGTTCATCGCCATGGCCCTCTCGGTCGACTACGAGGTCTTCCTGCTCGGCCGTATCCGCGAGGAGTTCGACCGCGGAGGCGACAACCGCACGTCGATCGTCGAAGGCATCGCCCGCACCGGTCGCCTCATGACGTCCGCCGCCGCGGCCGTGGCGATCTCGACCGCCGCGATGGCCACCTCGCAGGTGGCCCTGCTCAAGTTCATCGGCATCGGTGTCGCACTCGGCGCGCTCGTCGACGCCGTCCTGGTGCGCGGAGTGCTGGTGCCCGCCGTGATGGCGGCCCTGGGCCCCCTGAACTGGTGGTCCCCTACCTGTACCGGGTCCCGGCCCGGGATCGTCGCAGCCGACAAGAGAGGCGGGGCTGATCCAGATGCATCAGGCTCCACATGA
- a CDS encoding type III polyketide synthase, with amino-acid sequence MAAIQTVFPPYTYPQREILATLARTTALESEAGALVLRKIAHSSGIDTRSLAMPLEKLVDLARQENFTEQNRMWLDVALDLGEQAITGALRAAGIRPQDVDAVISTTVTGLAVPSLEARLAHRVGLRPDVKRVPLFGSGCAGGAVGLARLHDYLLAHPGQVAVLLAVELSSLAYQFADSAVANVVAGSLFGDGAAAVVATGADRDTDSAGPALVDTQSLLLPGTEDVLGWDIGSHGLRVLLAPEVPALTGEHLPTAVHSLLERHALTPDQIVSWIVHGGGPKVFTAVEQALDLPPRALRLTRGSVAEHGNLSSVSVLDILHAAMKAPPPPNAPGLVAAMGPGFAIELVLLSW; translated from the coding sequence GTGGCCGCCATCCAGACCGTCTTCCCGCCCTACACCTACCCCCAGCGGGAGATCCTCGCCACCCTGGCCCGCACCACCGCGCTGGAGTCCGAAGCGGGCGCTCTCGTGCTCCGCAAGATCGCGCACAGCTCGGGCATCGACACCCGGTCCCTGGCGATGCCGCTGGAGAAGCTGGTCGACCTCGCCCGCCAGGAGAACTTCACCGAACAGAACCGCATGTGGCTCGACGTGGCCCTGGACCTGGGGGAGCAGGCGATCACCGGCGCCCTGCGCGCCGCAGGAATCCGTCCGCAGGACGTCGACGCGGTGATCAGCACCACCGTCACCGGCCTCGCCGTGCCCTCGCTGGAGGCCCGCCTCGCCCATCGGGTCGGGCTGCGTCCGGACGTCAAGCGCGTCCCGCTGTTCGGCAGCGGTTGCGCGGGCGGCGCCGTGGGCCTGGCGCGGCTCCACGACTACCTCCTGGCCCACCCCGGCCAGGTCGCCGTCCTGCTCGCCGTGGAACTGTCCAGCCTGGCCTACCAGTTCGCGGACTCCGCCGTCGCCAACGTCGTCGCAGGCAGCCTCTTCGGCGACGGCGCCGCGGCCGTCGTGGCCACCGGAGCCGATCGGGACACCGATTCCGCCGGGCCCGCTCTCGTGGACACCCAGAGCCTGTTGCTCCCCGGCACAGAGGACGTCCTGGGCTGGGACATCGGCTCGCACGGGCTGCGGGTCCTGCTGGCCCCGGAAGTCCCCGCGCTGACGGGGGAGCACCTGCCCACAGCCGTCCACAGCCTCCTCGAGCGGCATGCGCTGACGCCGGACCAGATCGTCAGCTGGATCGTCCACGGCGGCGGCCCGAAGGTCTTCACCGCCGTGGAGCAGGCCCTCGACCTGCCGCCGCGCGCCCTGCGACTCACCCGCGGGTCCGTGGCCGAGCACGGCAACCTCTCGTCCGTCTCCGTACTGGACATCCTGCACGCCGCCATGAAAGCGCCCCCACCGCCGAACGCCCCCGGCCTGGTCGCCGCCATGGGCCCGGGTTTCGCCATCGAACTGGTCCTCCTCAGCTGGTAG
- a CDS encoding acyl-ACP desaturase, with product MRALPEDVRILIDLEPVVTEALDNHFRTTVDWYPHQYIPWSQGRDYDGLLGGEPWDPSQPKLNAAARDGLIHNLLSEENLPSYHRVIGEMLSLDGPWGTWVNRWTLEEDRHGTAIRDYLVVTRNADPVALENDRARHMQHGYEIDYRGDLIASLVYVTVQELGTRVSYQGIRRLCDEPVCAALMQCIAQDENRHMLFYRTVLQACMTMHPDRTLQAVSKVLRTFRPPGHGAPGFGRLISSMARSGILSPETYHRDIVVPFVRMLGAVDATGLTPVGRRAQEDIGAHLQEAADRATRYRTLAERRDRLTTA from the coding sequence ATGCGCGCCCTCCCTGAAGACGTACGCATCCTGATCGACCTCGAACCGGTGGTGACCGAGGCCCTGGACAACCATTTCCGGACCACCGTCGACTGGTATCCGCACCAGTACATCCCGTGGAGCCAGGGCCGCGACTACGACGGGCTCCTCGGAGGGGAGCCGTGGGACCCCTCCCAGCCGAAACTGAACGCGGCGGCACGGGACGGCCTGATCCACAACCTGCTCAGCGAAGAGAACCTGCCCAGCTACCACCGGGTCATCGGGGAGATGCTGTCGCTGGACGGCCCCTGGGGCACCTGGGTCAACCGATGGACGCTCGAGGAGGACCGGCACGGCACCGCGATCCGCGACTACCTGGTGGTCACCCGCAACGCCGACCCTGTCGCGCTGGAGAACGACCGCGCCAGGCACATGCAGCACGGCTACGAAATCGACTACCGCGGCGACCTGATCGCCTCCCTGGTCTACGTCACGGTCCAGGAACTCGGTACGCGCGTCAGCTATCAGGGGATCCGTCGACTGTGCGACGAACCGGTGTGTGCGGCACTGATGCAGTGCATCGCCCAGGACGAGAACCGGCACATGCTGTTCTACCGAACCGTCCTCCAGGCATGCATGACGATGCACCCGGACCGAACCCTCCAGGCCGTGTCCAAAGTCCTGCGCACCTTCCGTCCCCCGGGCCACGGGGCGCCCGGCTTCGGCCGGCTGATCAGCTCCATGGCCAGGTCGGGCATCCTCTCGCCGGAGACCTACCACAGGGACATCGTCGTCCCCTTCGTCCGCATGCTCGGCGCCGTCGACGCCACCGGACTCACTCCGGTCGGCCGACGGGCCCAGGAAGACATCGGCGCCCACCTGCAAGAGGCAGCCGACCGCGCCACCAGATACCGCACACTCGCCGAACGCCGCGACCGGCTCACGACCGCGTGA
- a CDS encoding isoprenylcysteine carboxyl methyltransferase family protein, protein MTLPASLLLLVAAVTAVRLVELTVACRNARWAFDRGGAEYGQRHYPAMVVLHVCLLVGILAEAALADRAFMPLIGWPCLAFLALAQAGRGWCMRALGPQWNTRVIVVPTLPLVTTGPYRWMRHPNYLVVVVEGIALPLVHTAWVTALLFTLANTAWLVVRIRTENRVLWPVAGAVTAAR, encoded by the coding sequence GTGACGCTTCCGGCGAGCCTGCTCCTTCTCGTCGCCGCGGTCACCGCCGTGCGCCTGGTCGAACTGACGGTCGCCTGCCGGAACGCACGGTGGGCGTTCGACAGAGGCGGCGCCGAGTACGGACAACGCCACTACCCCGCAATGGTCGTCCTCCACGTCTGCCTGCTCGTCGGCATCCTCGCGGAGGCCGCCCTCGCCGACCGCGCCTTCATGCCACTGATCGGCTGGCCCTGCCTGGCCTTCCTCGCCCTGGCCCAGGCAGGCCGTGGCTGGTGCATGCGGGCACTGGGGCCCCAGTGGAACACCCGCGTCATCGTCGTGCCCACGCTCCCCTTGGTCACCACCGGGCCCTACCGCTGGATGCGGCATCCCAACTACCTCGTCGTCGTGGTCGAGGGCATCGCCCTGCCCCTCGTCCACACCGCGTGGGTCACGGCCCTGCTCTTCACCCTCGCCAATACGGCCTGGCTCGTCGTACGGATCCGTACGGAGAACAGGGTGCTGTGGCCGGTGGCCGGGGCGGTGACGGCCGCGCGGTGA
- a CDS encoding LacI family DNA-binding transcriptional regulator has product MVQIPKQQPAQRSVPTSADVARLAGVSRATVSYVLNNTSAVRISEPTRRRVHEAARELGYVPHAAARSLRAGHSRMVLMPTPEIPMGPLFSRFFNELQWALSSFDYTVVQYASLGLTGEDAARAWAELRPVAVLAPDASALNPRGVTVLKRSGAKAVFTLGPHRVEGAHALLMDGRRVGEAAALHFLARGRRTIGVVVPEEEGLEPFSQPRLEGVRQAVERARTAGASVTELPLAYEEASAARLAARCRARGIDAVFAYNDEYAMLLMRALQDEGIDIPEDTAVLGSDDLMLGKLLRPRLSTVRIQLPSGRGLAQLVDRVVRDPGAEPEVHDVLGADVVHRESS; this is encoded by the coding sequence ATGGTGCAGATACCGAAGCAGCAGCCCGCACAGCGCTCCGTGCCGACGAGCGCCGACGTCGCCCGCCTGGCGGGCGTCTCCCGTGCGACCGTCTCGTACGTCCTCAACAACACCAGCGCCGTCCGGATCAGCGAACCCACCCGCCGCCGTGTCCACGAAGCGGCCAGGGAACTCGGGTATGTCCCGCACGCCGCCGCCCGCAGCCTCCGCGCCGGACACAGCCGCATGGTCCTCATGCCGACGCCGGAAATCCCGATGGGCCCGCTCTTCAGCCGGTTCTTCAACGAACTGCAGTGGGCGCTCAGCAGTTTCGACTACACCGTCGTCCAGTACGCAAGCCTCGGCCTGACCGGCGAGGACGCCGCCCGCGCCTGGGCCGAGCTGCGCCCCGTCGCCGTCCTCGCACCCGACGCCTCCGCGCTCAACCCGCGCGGTGTGACGGTCCTGAAGCGGTCCGGCGCCAAGGCCGTCTTCACCCTCGGCCCGCACCGCGTCGAGGGCGCGCACGCCCTGCTCATGGACGGCCGCAGGGTCGGCGAGGCGGCGGCCCTGCACTTCCTGGCCCGCGGCCGGCGCACCATCGGCGTCGTCGTGCCCGAGGAAGAGGGCCTCGAACCCTTCTCGCAGCCCCGTCTCGAAGGGGTCCGCCAGGCGGTGGAGCGGGCGCGTACCGCGGGCGCCTCGGTCACCGAGCTGCCCCTCGCCTACGAGGAGGCGTCCGCCGCCCGGCTCGCCGCGCGCTGCCGCGCCCGGGGCATCGACGCCGTCTTCGCCTACAACGACGAGTACGCGATGCTCCTGATGCGCGCGCTGCAGGACGAGGGCATCGACATACCCGAGGACACCGCCGTACTCGGCTCGGACGATCTGATGCTGGGCAAACTGCTGCGCCCCCGCCTCAGCACCGTCCGCATACAACTGCCGTCGGGCCGCGGCCTCGCCCAACTGGTCGACCGCGTGGTGCGCGACCCGGGCGCGGAACCCGAAGTGCACGACGTCCTCGGAGCGGACGTCGTGCACCGCGAGTCCAGCTAG
- the trxA gene encoding thioredoxin, which yields MSTVELTKENFDQTVTDNGFVLIDFWAEWCGPCKQFAPVYEKAAEANPDLVFAKVDTEAQPELAQAFNIQSIPTLMIVRDQVAVFSQPGALPEAALTDVIGQARNLDMDEVRRQVAEEQAKQQGQPEQ from the coding sequence ATGAGCACTGTGGAGCTCACCAAGGAGAACTTCGACCAGACGGTCACGGACAACGGATTCGTCCTGATCGACTTCTGGGCGGAGTGGTGCGGGCCCTGCAAGCAGTTCGCCCCCGTCTACGAGAAGGCTGCCGAGGCCAACCCCGACCTGGTCTTCGCCAAGGTCGACACGGAGGCGCAGCCGGAGCTGGCGCAGGCCTTCAACATCCAGTCCATCCCGACGCTGATGATCGTCCGCGATCAGGTCGCGGTGTTCTCCCAGCCGGGCGCGCTGCCGGAGGCCGCCCTGACCGACGTCATCGGGCAGGCCCGGAACCTGGACATGGACGAGGTCCGCCGCCAGGTCGCCGAGGAGCAGGCCAAGCAGCAGGGCCAGCCGGAGCAGTAG
- a CDS encoding dihydrolipoyl dehydrogenase family protein gives MTDAITYDVVVIGAGPVGENVADRARAAGLSAAIVESELVGGECSYWACMPSKALLRPVIARADARRVPGLRDSVQGPLDVSAVLAHRDDYTSHWKDDGQVGWLEGIGVDLYRGHGRIAGPREVTVTGTDGTAHTLRARHAVAVCTGTRAALPDLPGLADVKPWTSREATAADHAPGRLLVVGGGVVAVEMATAWQALGSQVTVLVRGGGLLPRMEPFAGELVQEALTEAGAEVRQGVSVSAVRREDGVVTATLDDGSTLQADEILFATGRAPRTDDIGLETVGLEPGSYLKVDDSLRVEGSDWLYAVGDANRRALLTHQGKYQARIAGAAIAARAQGVPLLETDRWGAHAATADHAAVPQVVFTDPEAASAGLTLAEAEAAGHRVRAVDYDMSGVAGAGLYADGYRGRARMIVDLDREILLGVTFVGPGVGELIHSATMAIAGEIPLSRLWHAVPAYPTISEVWLRLLETYRG, from the coding sequence ATGACGGATGCCATCACGTACGACGTAGTAGTCATCGGAGCCGGCCCTGTGGGGGAGAACGTGGCGGACCGCGCCCGCGCCGCGGGCCTCAGTGCCGCGATCGTGGAGAGCGAGCTCGTGGGAGGCGAGTGCTCCTACTGGGCGTGCATGCCCAGCAAGGCCCTGCTGCGCCCCGTCATCGCCCGCGCCGACGCCCGCCGTGTGCCCGGCCTGCGCGACTCCGTGCAGGGTCCACTCGACGTGTCCGCGGTCCTCGCGCACCGCGACGACTACACCTCGCACTGGAAGGACGACGGCCAGGTCGGCTGGCTGGAAGGGATCGGCGTCGACCTGTACCGGGGCCACGGCCGCATCGCGGGCCCCCGCGAGGTCACGGTCACCGGCACGGACGGCACCGCGCACACGCTCCGGGCCCGCCACGCCGTGGCCGTCTGCACCGGCACCCGCGCCGCCCTGCCCGATCTGCCGGGCCTCGCCGACGTCAAGCCGTGGACCAGCCGCGAGGCCACCGCCGCCGACCACGCCCCCGGCCGCCTCCTGGTGGTCGGCGGCGGTGTCGTCGCCGTCGAGATGGCGACCGCGTGGCAGGCCCTCGGGTCGCAGGTCACGGTCCTGGTACGCGGCGGGGGCCTGCTGCCCCGGATGGAGCCGTTCGCCGGGGAACTGGTGCAGGAGGCCCTGACAGAGGCGGGCGCCGAAGTCCGCCAGGGCGTCTCGGTCAGCGCGGTGCGGCGCGAGGACGGCGTGGTGACGGCGACCCTGGACGACGGCTCCACCCTCCAGGCCGACGAGATCCTCTTCGCCACGGGCCGCGCCCCGCGCACCGACGACATCGGCCTGGAGACGGTCGGCCTGGAACCGGGCAGCTATCTGAAGGTCGACGACAGCCTCCGCGTCGAGGGCAGCGACTGGCTCTACGCGGTCGGCGACGCCAACCGCCGCGCGCTCCTCACCCACCAGGGCAAGTACCAGGCCCGCATCGCGGGCGCCGCCATCGCCGCCCGCGCCCAGGGCGTCCCGCTCCTGGAGACCGACCGCTGGGGCGCCCACGCCGCCACCGCCGACCACGCCGCCGTCCCGCAGGTCGTCTTCACCGACCCCGAGGCCGCCTCCGCGGGCCTGACCCTCGCGGAAGCCGAAGCCGCGGGCCACCGCGTCCGCGCCGTCGACTACGACATGTCCGGAGTGGCGGGCGCGGGCCTTTACGCCGACGGCTACCGCGGCCGCGCCCGCATGATCGTCGACCTGGACCGCGAGATCCTCCTCGGCGTCACCTTCGTCGGCCCCGGAGTGGGCGAACTCATCCACTCGGCGACGATGGCGATCGCGGGTGAGATCCCGCTGAGCCGCCTGTGGCACGCGGTCCCGGCGTACCCGACGATCAGCGAGGTGTGGCTCCGGCTCCTCGAGACGTACAGGGGCTGA